One genomic region from Leishmania braziliensis MHOM/BR/75/M2904 complete genome, chromosome 35 encodes:
- a CDS encoding putative iron-sulfur cluster assembly protein, producing the protein MRAFFRVGVTAMPSSAQLCAMRTLYSDKVQDHYKNPRNVGKLDKNDPNVGTGLRGAPECGDMTQMQVKVNPDTLVIEDVKFKAFGCGSAIAASSYASQAIRGKSVADALKLTNKEIAQELSLPPVKLHCSMLAEETIHAAVENYLSKNPTLKSKVLKRKEEAKEE; encoded by the coding sequence ATGCGCGCCTTCTTCCGTGTCGGAGTGACTGCGATGCCGTCGtctgcgcagctgtgcgctATGCGCACGCTGTACAGTGACAAAGTCCAGGATCACTACAAGAATCCTCGGAATGTGGGAAAGCTAGACAAGAACGACCCGAACGTTGGCACCGGGCTGCGCGGCGCGCCGGAGTGCGGCGACATGACGCAGATGCAAGTGAAAGTGAACCCTGACACATTGGTGATTGAAGACGTCAAGTTCAAGGCATTCGGCTGCGGGAGCGCAATCGCCGCGTCCTCGTACGCGTCGCAGGCGATTCGTGGTAAAAGCGTTGCGGACGCGCTGAAGCTGACGAACAAGGAGATCGCGCAGgagctgtcgctgccgcccgtAAAGCTGCACTGTTCCATGCTGGCGGAGGAGACAATTCACGCTGCGGTGGAGAACTACCTGTCGAAGAACCCGACACTGAAAAGTAAGGTGttgaaaagaaaggaggaggccAAGGAGGAGTAA
- a CDS encoding galactokinase gives MGLGVSASESCDAGLLNAIRSFGLGPYKACPSKQASHYLESHCSNRADKVRHTKEALFTETKYCGVNIDIIGEFQCVHAIKGKFMAPDYDILTFKKHKVGNITGPGACLLLINLVRHQLTTFDHGNDHNTIRIDIEGAEQAVCKARLSGKSLKYCHIACYLAKLTTDDPVKFMAEFKSVITQFQHKRGVFNAAEQVRAIKLTGLSEPSCPLSQP, from the coding sequence ATGGGCCTAGGCGTGAGCGCCTCCGAGTCGTGTGACGCAGGTCTGCTGAACGCCATCCGCTCCTTCGGTCTCGGCCCCTACAAGGCGTGCCCGTCTAAGCAGGCAAGCCACTATCTGGAATCGCACTGTAGCAATCGGGCTGACAAGGTGAGGCACACAAAAGAGGCGCTGTTCACTGAGACCAAGTACTGCGGAGTGAACATTGACATCATTGGCGAGTTCCAGTGCGTGCACGCTATCAAGGGAAAGTTTATGGCGCCTGACTACGACATCCTCACCTTCAAAAAGCACAAGGTTGGCAACATTACCGGTCCCGGTGCATGTCTCCTGCTCATCAACTTGGTGAGGCACCAGCTGACCACCTTTGACCACGGCAACGACCACAACACAATCCGCATCGATATTGAGGGCGCTGAACAGGCGGTTTGCAAGGCGAGGCTAAGTGGCAAATCTTTGAAATACTGTCACATTGCCTGTTACCTCGCGAAACTCACAACGGACGACCCTGTCAAGTTCATGGCTGAGTTTAAGTCGGTTATTACGCAGTTCCAGCACAAGCGCGGCGTCTTCAACGCGGCCGAGCAGGTGCGCGCCATCAAGCTCACTGGTCTGTCGGAGCCGAGCTGCCCGCTGTCCCAGCCTTAG
- a CDS encoding putative ribulose-phosphate 3-epimerase, which yields MATKFNHQDKLTYPNGRDKRQPIVPIISPSLMVADQTKLLLESLDVLSENGGSADWIHVDIVDGHFASNFSFCPATVSDLRKHLPNTFLDCHMIISNPIRWVDTFVKAGASTFVFHYEATEDPVAVCRKVRKAGMVAGVALRPDTPAERLFPLIDADEVDMVLVMCVQIGFAGQTFKPETVEKVRLLRQRYPHLLIQVDGCITLETIDLVAAAGANAIVPGRAVFKSNDRKGSMEKLRSSIQKHISLRTSSRL from the coding sequence ATGGCGACAAAGTTTAACCACCAGGACAAGCTCACCTACCCGAATGGGCGCGACAAAAGGCAGCCCATTGTCCCCATCATCTCGCCCTCGCTAATGGTGGCGGACCAGACAAAGCTACTTCTGGAGTCCCTGGACGTGCTGTCTGAGAatggtggcagcgctgaTTGGATTCACGTGGACATTGTGGACGGTCACTTCGCATCGAATTTTAGCTTCTGCCCCGCAACGGTTTCGGATTTGCGTAAGCACCTGCCCAACACTTTTCTTGACTGTCATATGATTATCTCGAATCCCATACGCTGGGTTGACACGTTTGTGAAGGCTGGAGCGTCGACGTTTGTTTTCCACTACGAGGCTACCGAGGACCCTGTTGCCGTATGCCGCAAAGTACGCAAGGCAGGCATGGTTGCTGGGGTTGCTCTTCGTCCTGATACGCCCGCGGAAAGGCTCTTCCCCCTCATCGATGCAGACGAAGTAGATATGGTGCTTGTCATGTGTGTGCAAATCGGGTTCGCTGGGCAGACGTTCAAGCCGGAGACGGTGGAAAAGGtacgcctgctgcgccagcgctaCCCGCACCTTCTGATCCAGGTGGACGGCTGCATTACACTGGAAACTATTGACCTCGTTGCTGCGGCCGGTGCAAACGCGATTGTGCCTGGCCGTGCTGTGTTTAAGTCGAATGACCGCAAGGGCAGCATGGAGAAGCTCCGTAGCAGCATTCAGAAGCACATCTCACTGCGCACTTCGAGCCGTCTTTAG